One segment of Leptodactylus fuscus isolate aLepFus1 chromosome 7, aLepFus1.hap2, whole genome shotgun sequence DNA contains the following:
- the MAJIN gene encoding membrane-anchored junction protein, whose product MPIKPFSFPQPETRFFHTTKYVYKFKIRYGVHFCSEDAEIIEQVMSELLDSVRAILANHDNLQPFSTKHFLIFPYKSKWGSASRLKFKHGPKFLKPYPYVFTVYVEPYTSVCDNEEDHISGHSDQLNTIPCPTLGHDSQDAGGFMDWLRSFTLLRYLFGRRRSE is encoded by the exons ATGCCTATAAAGCCGTTCTCCTTTCCGCAGCCAGAAACACGATTCTTCCATACCACAAAATATGTCTACAAGTTCAAAATCCGATATGGAGTCCATTTTTG CTCAGAAGACGCAGAAATCATTGAGCAAGTTATGAGTGAATTATTG GACTCTGTCAGGGCCATACTTGCCAACCATGACAATTTACAACCTTTTTCTACAAAACATTTCCTTATTTTTCCCT ATAAGAGTAAATGGGGCAGTGCTTCTCGCCTGAAGTTTAAACACGGACCGAAATTCTTGAAGCCATATCCATATGTCTTCACAGTATATGTGGAGCCTTATACTTCAGTTTGCG ATAATGAAGAAGATCATATAAGTGGCCACTCAGATCAGCTAAACACGATTCCATGCCCAACTCTGGGTCACGACTCTCAGGATGCAGGGGGCTTCATGGACTGGCTTAGGAG CTTTACTTTACTCAGATACCTGTTTGGGAGAAGACGATCTGAATAA
- the GPHA2 gene encoding glycoprotein hormone alpha-2, which produces MSLTSASALLMLSVLSLELQNFEATTPGCHLHPFNVTIRSDRKGTCRGTQVINACVGYCESSAFPSKYSVLAASGYKHNITSVSQCCTISKVQKVKVRLFCGSSRWEEIEIGSAESCQCASCRLSRY; this is translated from the exons ATGTCCCTTACTTCGGCCTCAGCCCTCCTTATGTTGTCCGTCTTGAGCTTGGAGCTGCAGAACTTTGAAGCCACCACTCCGGGATGTCACCTCCATC CATTTAATGTCACTATAAGAAGTGACCGCAAAGGGACTTGCCGAGGGACCCAAGTCATCAATGCCTGCGTGGGATACTGCGAGTCCAGTGCCTTCCCATCCAAGTACTCGGTGCTGGCGGCCAGCGGGTACAAGCACAATATCACATCTGTATCACAATGCTGCACCATCAGCAAAGTACAGAAG GTAAAGGTTCGTCTATTTTGTGGGTCATCTCGATGGGAAGAAATAGAGATTGGATCGGCAGAGTCATGTCAGTGCGCCTCTTGTCGCTTATCCCGTTACTAG